Proteins found in one Trichoplusia ni isolate ovarian cell line Hi5 chromosome 14, tn1, whole genome shotgun sequence genomic segment:
- the LOC113500675 gene encoding uncharacterized protein LOC113500675 produces MKDNQHLMIELVKIVERFPELYDLNLDSYRTRFSEDAWAKVAACVQAELNEECTVDEVKVKWKGIRSSFNRYKAKLHQNNNEGGFFKKYYLYDHLRFLEPFVRPKGSPSRDQDKSCNFVYVDNADTNTHSNSIEEWNHIEIKPDFSNNFDKHEADTNEVSKRSSNDVSCQENAKKRKCSMDNKDTEEESEDLQFFRSILPDIRNFTIKEKRKFKMGILKLIDDIENERNDET; encoded by the exons ATGAAAGACAATCAGCATTTGATGATAGAATTGGTGAAGATAGTAGAACGTTTTCCAGAACTCTATGATTTGAACTTGGACTCGTATCGAACAAGATTTTCAGAGGATGCGTGGGCAAAAGTAGCTGCCTGTGTTCAAGCAGAACTAAATGAAGAATGTACAG TTGATGAAGTAAAGGTGAAATGGAAAGGGATAAGATCATCGTTCAATCGATATAAAGCTAAATTACACCAAAATAACAATGAGGGAGGATTCTTCAAGAAGTATTATTTGTACGACCATTTACGGTTTTTGGAACCATTTGTTAGACCAAAAGG CTCACCGTCCAGAGATCAGGATAAATCATGTAACTTCGTATACGTTGATAATGCTGACACAAACACACATAGCAACTCTATAGAGGAATGGAaccatattgaaataaaaccagACTTCTCTAACAATTTCGATAAACATGAAGCAGACACAAATGAGGTTAGTAAAAGAAGTTCCAACGACGTTTCATGTCAAGAGAAtgctaaaaaaagaaaatgttctaTGGACAATAAAGATACAGAAGAAGAGAGTGAAGACTTACAGttttttagaagtattttacCAGACATAAGAAACtttacaataaaagaaaaacgaaaatttaaaatgggaatACTGAAACTAATTGATGACATAGAAAACGAAAGAAATGATGAAACGTAA